In one window of Camelina sativa cultivar DH55 chromosome 15, Cs, whole genome shotgun sequence DNA:
- the LOC104748897 gene encoding late secretory pathway protein AVL9-like, producing MRDEIVDDVLKTLREKGLFDRSIKHLDLLQEINKSSWCIGATGSRQPTDLRDNKAWSTFMPGIPEILTKNNSTAADQGGCEDVSATGKTSGNEEDGNESESHDGAQVDSGSESEEDIGVTNDVVDVATESEDCVDKEEEDESGVKEEEDGVNDREADDGVDDVRDDDEGDKEGDEQDAQEEGDEQDA from the exons ATGAGAGACGAGATTGTTGATGATGTTCTCAAAACTCTGCGAGAGAAAGGATTGTTTGATAGGAGTATAAAGCACTTAGATTTGTTGCAGGAGATCAACAAGTCATCTTGGTGTATTGGTGCTACCGGCTCTAGACAGCCCACTGATTTGCGGGATAATAAAGCATGGTCCACCTTTATGCCTGGTATTCCAGAGATTCTCACCAAAAATAACTCTACTGCCGCGGATCAG GGTGGGTGTGAAGATGTCTCTGCTACTGGAAAGACATCAGGTAATGAGGAAGATGGGAATGAGAGTGAATCCCATGACGGGGCTCAGGTTGATAGTGGTAGTGAATCTGAAGAAGATATTGGTGTCACGAATGATGTAGTTGATGTTGCTACTGAATCCGAAGATTGTGTGgataaggaggaggaggacgagtCTGgggtgaaggaggaggaggatgggGTTAATGATAGAGAGGCCGATGATGGAGTGGATGATGTTAGGGACGACGATGAAGGGGACAAAGAAGGAGACGAGCAGGATGCGCAGGAAGAAGGAGACGAGCAGGATGCGTAG